The following are from one region of the Chitinophagales bacterium genome:
- a CDS encoding VWA domain-containing protein has protein sequence MFLDFFYGLRQAGIPVSLQEYLTLLQGLHDDLSAHNVEDFFYLSRSVLIKHETHLDKFDQLFGEYFRGMQKAADSIYGRVIPEEWLRKNLERYLTEEEKALIEALGGLDKLLERFRQLLEEQKERHEGGNKWIGTGGTSPFGAYGYNPEGFRIGQSGSRHRSAVKVWDQRQFANLRDDAELDTRNLKLALKRLRVFTREGIAEELDIDDTVQSTCRSGGMLDIKMIPSERNRVKVLMFFDIGGSMDDHIEICERLFTAARHEFRHLEFFYFHNCIYETVWRDNRRRHERIATFDVMHKYNSDYKVIIVGDAAMSPYEITHPGGSIEHNNAEAGIVWLQRLKQQYPYLAWINPNPEHGWDYFASTRIIREFTDYRMYPMTLAGIVECMKALQDKKLKYHTVQERN, from the coding sequence ATGTTTTTAGATTTTTTTTACGGACTCAGGCAGGCAGGCATACCTGTTTCCCTGCAGGAATACCTAACGCTCCTGCAGGGTTTGCATGATGACCTATCTGCCCACAATGTAGAAGACTTTTTTTACCTGTCACGTTCCGTGCTCATCAAACATGAGACCCATCTGGATAAGTTTGACCAACTTTTTGGAGAATATTTCAGGGGCATGCAAAAAGCCGCAGACAGTATTTACGGAAGGGTTATACCAGAGGAATGGCTCCGCAAAAACCTGGAGCGCTATCTCACGGAAGAAGAAAAAGCCCTTATCGAGGCATTGGGTGGGCTGGATAAGCTTCTGGAACGCTTTCGTCAGCTGCTGGAAGAGCAAAAGGAGCGTCACGAAGGAGGCAATAAATGGATAGGCACAGGCGGCACTTCTCCCTTCGGGGCATATGGATACAATCCCGAAGGGTTCCGCATAGGGCAGAGTGGCAGTCGCCACCGCAGTGCAGTCAAAGTATGGGATCAGCGTCAGTTTGCCAATCTGCGGGATGATGCGGAGCTGGATACACGCAACCTCAAGCTCGCTTTAAAACGTTTGCGTGTGTTCACCCGCGAAGGTATTGCGGAAGAATTGGATATTGACGATACGGTGCAGAGCACCTGCCGTAGTGGCGGAATGCTGGATATCAAGATGATCCCTTCTGAACGAAATCGCGTTAAGGTGCTGATGTTTTTTGATATCGGGGGCTCTATGGATGATCATATTGAAATCTGTGAAAGGCTCTTTACGGCAGCCAGGCACGAATTCAGGCATCTGGAATTTTTCTACTTCCACAACTGTATTTATGAAACCGTATGGCGGGACAATCGCAGACGGCATGAACGTATTGCTACTTTTGACGTGATGCATAAATACAACAGTGACTACAAAGTAATTATAGTGGGGGATGCCGCCATGTCTCCTTACGAAATCACGCATCCGGGAGGGAGCATTGAACACAACAATGCAGAAGCCGGCATTGTGTGGCTGCAGCGGCTTAAACAACAATATCCCTATCTGGCATGGATTAACCCCAATCCCGAACATGGCTGGGATTACTTTGCTTCTACCCGAATAATCCGGGAATTTACCGATTACCGCATGTATCCGATGACTCTTGCCGGCATAGTGGAATGTATGAAAGCGCTGCAGGATAAAAAACTTAAATACCACACCGTGCAGGAACGTAATTAG